In Polynucleobacter sp. AP-Ainpum-60-G11, one DNA window encodes the following:
- the mtgA gene encoding monofunctional biosynthetic peptidoglycan transglycosylase yields the protein MRWLSYLLKCLLGGFIAMQIYFVIQVGLWAALDPSSTAFQRAERWRLCGLSWSCPVHSSWVPYEKISGNLKRAVLVSEDDIFFQHMGVRVEDMKKAWTKNSQLNQQSSKSKTALRGGSTITQQLAKNLFLSSEQNYFRKAQELIITGLLEAMLSKQRLFEIYLNSVEWGEGIFGIGAASQHYYGIKPSLLDREQSAALASALPAPKCFDKAQYCRKANIHFPTRQDFILENMDRVALTPTPKLKAR from the coding sequence CGCTGGCTTTCTTACCTTCTGAAATGTTTGCTGGGTGGTTTTATCGCTATGCAAATCTACTTTGTTATTCAGGTTGGCTTGTGGGCGGCGCTGGATCCAAGCAGTACTGCTTTTCAGAGGGCGGAACGCTGGCGTCTTTGCGGTCTGTCATGGTCTTGCCCGGTGCATTCATCTTGGGTTCCTTACGAAAAAATCTCCGGCAATCTTAAGCGTGCAGTCTTGGTGAGTGAAGATGACATCTTTTTTCAGCATATGGGTGTGCGGGTCGAAGATATGAAAAAAGCTTGGACTAAAAACTCACAACTTAATCAACAGAGCAGTAAATCTAAAACCGCTTTACGGGGTGGCTCCACAATTACGCAACAACTAGCGAAGAATCTTTTTCTCTCTTCCGAGCAGAATTATTTTCGCAAAGCGCAGGAGTTAATTATTACGGGCCTACTTGAGGCAATGCTATCTAAGCAGCGTTTGTTTGAGATTTATCTGAACTCAGTAGAGTGGGGCGAGGGCATCTTCGGAATTGGTGCTGCCTCTCAACATTACTATGGCATTAAGCCCTCACTGCTTGATCGAGAGCAGTCTGCAGCTTTAGCTTCTGCATTGCCAGCACCAAAGTGTTTTGATAAAGCGCAATACTGTCGCAAGGCCAATATTCACTTCCCTACCCGGCAAGACTTTATTTTAGAAAATATGGATAGAGTGGCCTTGACACCCACTCCAAAACTAAAGGCTCGTTAA